From Thermococcus barophilus MP:
TTGTTTTCCATGAGCTGGCTCACAGGCAGGTTGCGAAGAAGTATGGGTACATAGCGTTCTACAAGCGGTGGGACACCGGGATTGTAATAGCTCTCCTGCTTGGCATAGCTGGGAAGATAATATTCGGTCATGCGATATTTTTTGCAGCATTGGGAGCTGTTTACATCTATGCCCCTTACCAGTACTGGGAAGATAAGGAAGCAGAAGGGTGGATAAGCCTATCTGGACCATTAACAAACATAATAGTTGGAATAGTTGCTCTAATTCTGCTGAAGACGTTGTCGCTTCCGCTTCATGCACTGATATCTTTATTCTACACCGCAATAGTGAACTTCTGGATAGCGTTCTTCAACCTTTTGCCGTTTCCACCTCTTGATGGCTACAAAGTTCTCAAGTGGAACGCTGGTTATTGGGCTGTTGCAATTGGGATAGCGTATGTTCTAAGGTCTCTGGTCTGATTCTTTTAACACCTTTAGTGATACACAGGGGAAAAGTTAAAATACTTGCTGCATTAGGCTATATTAGGGGTGATGCTGATGTACAAAGAGCCATTTGGTGTTAAACTTGATTTTGAAACGGGAATAATTGAAAATGCCAAAAAGCTGGTGAGAAAGCTGAGCGACATGAAGGGATATTTCCTTGATGAGCAGGCATGGAAAGAGCTCGTAGAGAAGGAAGACCCAGTTGTCTATGAGGTCTATGCAATTGAGCAGGAGGAAAAAGATGGGGATTTGAACTTTGCAACAACTGTTCTCTATCCAGGGAAGGTTGGAAAGGAATTCTTCTTCACAAAGGGTCACTATCATGCAAAGGCAGATAGGGCGGAAATATACTTCGCCTTGAAAGGAAGAGGTGGTATGCTCTTGCAGACACCTGAAGGAAAAGCGAAGTTTATTGAAATGGTGCCCGGGACAGTAGTTTACGTTCCACCCTACTGGGCTCACAGAACAGTTAATACTGGAAATGAGCCCTTCATATTCTTAGCTGTTTACCCAGCTGATGCTGGTCACGACTACGGAACGATAAAGGAGAAGGGTTTTTCAAAGATAGTCGTCGAAGAAGATGGGAAAGTAGTCGTTAAGGACAATCCAAAGTGGAAGGAGTAAATTATCCGATTGTTTGTTTTTAATTTTTGATATCTACTTTGGGGTGATTTCAATGAAAGAAAGCCTAAAGGAGAAAATTAGGATCTGGAAGAGTCTTTATGTTAATGCGTTTGAGAATGCAACAAACGCACTGCCGGGGGTTAGGGGGGTTCTCTTGGCTTACAACACCAACATTGATGCACTAAAATATCTTGACAAAGAAGACCTTGAGGAGAGAATTGAGAAAGTTGGAAAAAAGAGAGTTTTTGAGCTGATGGAAAATCCTCCTGAGAAAGTCACTTCCCTTGAAGAGCTTTTCGCTGGAATTTTGAGGAGCATCAAGCTTGGAAAAGCCATGGAGTGGTTTGTCGAAGACAGAGGCGTGCGCAATTATTTGAGAGAGTGGGGCTGGGATGAGCTCAGAATTGGTGGACAAGCAGGAATAATGGCAAATTTGCTGGGTGGAGTTTACAGAATACCAACTATAGTTCATGTTCCTCAGAACCCAAAACTCCAAGCCGAGTTGTTTGTTGACGGTCCAATTTATGTTCCAGTTTTTGATGGAGAATTTAAGCTCGTTCATCCTAAAGAAGCTGTGAAAGAAAACGAGGAGGAACTTATTCACTACATCTTCGAATTTCCAAGGGGATTCCATGTTTTTGACATAGTTGCTCCAAGGGAAAACAGATTCATAGCAAATGCTGACGATTACAATGCTAAGGTGTATATAAGGGATGAGTTCAAGGAGCACTTCAATAAAATTGTTAAGAATGTTGATCTGGCAATAATAAGCGGTCTGCAAGTTTTAAAAGAATCCTACGAAGACGGGACTACATACAGGGATGTGCTTAATGAAGTTGAAGCTCAGCTTGATATGCTTAACAAAAGAAATGTGAAAATTCATTTTGAGTTTGCTTACACTGCAAACAAGAAAGTCAGGGGAGCTCTAATTAATTTGCTGCCAAAGTTCACGAGTGTTGGGCTGAATGAAGTTGAACTGGCATCCTTAATGGA
This genomic window contains:
- a CDS encoding ADP-specific glucokinase, which translates into the protein MKESLKEKIRIWKSLYVNAFENATNALPGVRGVLLAYNTNIDALKYLDKEDLEERIEKVGKKRVFELMENPPEKVTSLEELFAGILRSIKLGKAMEWFVEDRGVRNYLREWGWDELRIGGQAGIMANLLGGVYRIPTIVHVPQNPKLQAELFVDGPIYVPVFDGEFKLVHPKEAVKENEEELIHYIFEFPRGFHVFDIVAPRENRFIANADDYNAKVYIRDEFKEHFNKIVKNVDLAIISGLQVLKESYEDGTTYRDVLNEVEAQLDMLNKRNVKIHFEFAYTANKKVRGALINLLPKFTSVGLNEVELASLMEIIGDEELAREVLEGNVFSVIDAMHLLMDETGIKRIHFHTYGYYVALTQYRGEEVRDALLFAALAAAAKAMYGSIENLSQIRDALSVPTNERAFLTEEELEKEFGEVENGIIDMTDRQLAFIPTKIVASPKSTVGIGDTISSSAFVSEFAMKR
- a CDS encoding site-2 protease family protein, coding for MIKDFKRQELEDLAISYIVLLILFSNFEIKNMPYVALAVLTAFVFHELAHRQVAKKYGYIAFYKRWDTGIVIALLLGIAGKIIFGHAIFFAALGAVYIYAPYQYWEDKEAEGWISLSGPLTNIIVGIVALILLKTLSLPLHALISLFYTAIVNFWIAFFNLLPFPPLDGYKVLKWNAGYWAVAIGIAYVLRSLV
- the pgiA gene encoding glucose-6-phosphate isomerase, which encodes MYKEPFGVKLDFETGIIENAKKLVRKLSDMKGYFLDEQAWKELVEKEDPVVYEVYAIEQEEKDGDLNFATTVLYPGKVGKEFFFTKGHYHAKADRAEIYFALKGRGGMLLQTPEGKAKFIEMVPGTVVYVPPYWAHRTVNTGNEPFIFLAVYPADAGHDYGTIKEKGFSKIVVEEDGKVVVKDNPKWKE